A window of the Parafrankia discariae genome harbors these coding sequences:
- a CDS encoding alpha/beta hydrolase family esterase gives MATGNSAGRRRSHGRAGGGTARQGLARSSALRYGSRPANTLWLPLTAAAGVLLLLVWYAMSQDPGEETGSSSPVASALGGVGGASGGPAAVAAPTVPPPPRSGCETGSSLPAGVTTETVHVGDVDRQFLLAVPQGGGAGAALPLVLNLHGYGQPAQELEQYTQMADSGTRAGYAVATPVGASNRWNFTRLAKVGPDDVLFVGALLNDLTGRMCLDPKRVFASGFSDGADMVLALACALPDRFAAVVTVASSRLPDGCAAPRASLLELHGTEDRIAPWNGGGQARTAPYDGLVAQPVEARTDRYARALGCGGEHSTAQDFTHVARTAWTTCPAGKDVGALAMQGGGHTWPGAAPRPELGGTVTNLSATVVALAFFSGHPADGRTVTGGTSGGGAPAAGGAGAGGATATTQPPAGAPSATPSASAAPGDQPEPTPTGASDDPAPAPSVPPGPTASATPTGEAPAGGG, from the coding sequence GTGGCGACGGGGAACTCCGCCGGGCGCCGGCGCAGCCACGGGCGGGCCGGGGGCGGTACCGCCCGGCAGGGGCTGGCCCGGTCCAGCGCGCTGCGGTACGGGTCGCGCCCGGCGAACACGCTGTGGCTGCCGCTGACCGCGGCGGCGGGGGTGCTCCTGCTCCTAGTGTGGTACGCGATGTCGCAGGATCCCGGGGAGGAGACCGGCTCCTCGTCGCCGGTCGCGTCCGCGCTGGGCGGAGTGGGCGGGGCCTCCGGCGGGCCCGCCGCCGTGGCGGCACCGACCGTCCCGCCGCCTCCGCGCAGCGGCTGCGAGACCGGCAGCAGCCTGCCAGCGGGCGTCACCACCGAGACCGTGCACGTCGGCGACGTCGACCGCCAGTTCCTGCTGGCCGTGCCGCAGGGCGGCGGGGCGGGTGCCGCGCTGCCGCTGGTGCTGAACCTGCACGGCTACGGGCAGCCCGCCCAGGAACTCGAGCAGTACACCCAGATGGCGGACAGCGGTACCCGGGCCGGCTACGCCGTCGCCACCCCGGTCGGGGCGTCGAACCGGTGGAACTTCACCCGCTTGGCGAAGGTGGGCCCCGATGACGTCCTCTTCGTCGGCGCGCTGCTCAACGACCTGACCGGCCGGATGTGCCTGGACCCGAAACGGGTCTTCGCCAGCGGCTTCTCCGACGGTGCCGACATGGTTCTCGCGCTGGCCTGCGCGCTGCCCGACCGCTTCGCCGCGGTGGTCACGGTCGCGTCGAGCCGGCTGCCGGACGGCTGTGCCGCGCCGCGGGCCAGCCTGCTGGAGCTGCACGGCACCGAGGACCGGATCGCGCCGTGGAACGGTGGGGGCCAGGCCCGTACCGCGCCCTACGACGGGCTGGTCGCCCAGCCGGTGGAGGCCCGTACCGACCGGTACGCCCGCGCCCTCGGCTGCGGCGGCGAGCACTCGACGGCGCAGGACTTCACCCATGTCGCACGGACCGCCTGGACGACCTGCCCGGCGGGCAAGGACGTCGGCGCCCTGGCGATGCAGGGCGGCGGGCACACCTGGCCGGGCGCGGCGCCGCGACCCGAGCTGGGCGGCACGGTGACGAACCTGAGCGCGACCGTCGTGGCACTGGCCTTCTTCAGCGGCCACCCGGCGGACGGCCGGACGGTGACCGGCGGGACCTCGGGCGGCGGCGCGCCCGCGGCGGGCGGCGCGGGCGCGGGCGGCGCCACGGCGACGACCCAGCCGCCGGCGGGGGCTCCCTCGGCCACCCCGTCCGCCTCGGCGGCGCCCGGTGACCAGCCCGAGCCCACGCCGACCGGGGCGAGTGACGATCCCGCCCCGGCACCGTCGGTGCCGCCCGGCCCGACCGCGAGCGCGACACCGACCGGCGAGGCGCCCGCGGGCGGCGGATAG
- a CDS encoding GNAT family N-acetyltransferase, with amino-acid sequence MGLPLRSAPTRLLDDRDLSAVTELLGRNPVADVFVASRVAACGLDPWRLGAEVWGHTVDGTLTAVCYSGANLWPVAAGPASAKLFAERARRQGRRCSSIVGVGSAVTAMWRHLEPVWGPAREIRADQPLLAIEAPPLIAPDPAVRLVRPDELDVLLPACIAMFTEEIGVSPVGADGGALYRSRVAEFVGQRRSFAHIEDGRVLFKAEIGAVAGDVCQIQGVWVDPALRGRGLGAAGTASVVALAQAAFAPVVSLYVNDFNHPARRAYERVGFEPVGTFASILF; translated from the coding sequence ATGGGTCTGCCGCTTCGCTCCGCTCCGACCCGGCTGCTCGACGATCGGGATCTTTCCGCGGTCACCGAGCTGCTGGGCCGCAACCCGGTAGCCGATGTCTTCGTCGCGTCGCGGGTGGCGGCGTGTGGTCTGGATCCCTGGCGCCTTGGCGCCGAGGTATGGGGCCACACGGTCGACGGCACCCTGACGGCCGTGTGTTATTCCGGCGCGAACCTGTGGCCCGTGGCGGCGGGCCCGGCCTCGGCGAAGCTGTTCGCCGAGCGGGCCCGCCGGCAGGGCCGCCGCTGCTCGTCGATCGTGGGCGTCGGCTCGGCCGTCACCGCCATGTGGCGGCACCTGGAACCGGTGTGGGGCCCGGCCCGGGAGATCCGCGCCGACCAGCCGTTACTCGCGATCGAGGCCCCACCGCTCATCGCCCCGGACCCGGCGGTTCGCCTGGTCCGGCCGGACGAGCTGGACGTGCTGCTCCCCGCCTGCATCGCCATGTTCACCGAGGAGATCGGCGTCTCCCCGGTCGGCGCGGACGGCGGGGCGCTCTACCGTTCGCGGGTCGCCGAGTTCGTCGGCCAGCGCCGCTCGTTCGCGCACATCGAGGACGGCCGGGTGCTGTTCAAGGCCGAGATCGGCGCGGTCGCCGGCGACGTCTGCCAGATCCAGGGCGTCTGGGTCGATCCGGCGCTGCGTGGCCGCGGCCTCGGCGCCGCCGGGACGGCCAGCGTCGTGGCCCTCGCCCAGGCGGCGTTCGCCCCGGTGGTCAGCCTGTACGTGAACGACTTCAACCATCCCGCCCGGCGCGCCTACGAGCGCGTGGGGTTCGAGCCGGTGGGAACCTTCGCCTCGATCCTGTTCTGA
- a CDS encoding phosphatidate cytidylyltransferase: MTDRADPPDGRGDADDPPVHPTPVDLAPAGPVPTDSTPVDPAAADPVPVDPGPSAGRAPGNGRRVIRAGRDLPAAIAVGVVLGAVILVPLFTLYPIWVAVVSAAVAVGTYEVVRALHVAGMSVPLVPLAAGAIAMPVAAYTAGTNGLVLALAGTTLAALAVRAVRDPAGGGRPGSGRQARLRDAAACAFTSAYVGFPAGFATLLTSAPDGHWRTIAFLGTVVASDIGGYTAGVLSGGRHKLAPSVSPGKSWEGFAGSVVGCVVVASVLMAWPLGAEIWQGALLGVAVACTATVGDLGESLLKRDIGIKDMGNLLPGHGGLMDRLDSLLCTAPVAWLLITAFLG, from the coding sequence GTGACTGACCGCGCGGACCCACCCGACGGGCGGGGAGATGCCGACGACCCGCCGGTGCACCCCACCCCGGTCGACCTGGCCCCGGCCGGCCCGGTCCCGACGGACTCGACTCCGGTCGACCCGGCCGCGGCTGACCCGGTACCGGTCGACCCCGGCCCGTCCGCCGGCCGCGCGCCCGGGAACGGGCGGCGGGTGATCCGGGCCGGGCGCGATCTGCCCGCGGCGATCGCCGTCGGGGTCGTGCTGGGCGCGGTCATCCTCGTCCCGCTGTTCACGCTGTATCCGATCTGGGTCGCCGTGGTCAGCGCCGCCGTGGCGGTCGGCACCTACGAGGTAGTGCGCGCGCTGCACGTCGCGGGGATGAGCGTGCCGCTCGTCCCGCTGGCCGCCGGGGCGATCGCGATGCCCGTGGCCGCGTACACGGCCGGCACCAACGGCCTCGTGCTCGCGCTCGCGGGCACGACCCTGGCCGCCCTCGCCGTCCGCGCGGTGCGTGACCCGGCCGGCGGCGGGCGGCCCGGCAGCGGGCGTCAGGCACGGCTGCGAGATGCCGCGGCCTGCGCGTTCACCTCCGCGTACGTCGGCTTCCCTGCCGGGTTCGCCACCCTGCTCACCTCCGCCCCGGACGGCCACTGGCGCACCATCGCGTTCCTCGGGACCGTCGTGGCCAGCGACATCGGCGGCTACACCGCGGGTGTGCTCTCGGGCGGCCGGCACAAGCTCGCGCCCAGTGTGTCGCCCGGGAAGTCCTGGGAGGGTTTCGCCGGATCGGTGGTGGGCTGCGTCGTCGTCGCCAGCGTGCTGATGGCCTGGCCGCTGGGCGCCGAGATCTGGCAGGGCGCGCTGCTCGGCGTCGCCGTCGCCTGCACGGCGACCGTGGGCGACCTCGGCGAGTCGTTGCTCAAACGGGACATCGGCATCAAGGACATGGGCAACCTGCTGCCCGGCCACGGCGGCCTCATGGACCGGCTGGATTCACTGCTGTGCACGGCGCCCGTCGCCTGGCTGCTCATCACCGCGTTCCTCGGCTGA
- a CDS encoding ABC transporter substrate-binding protein gives MRPKRLWRRFVPLVAAGALALAVTACSGDDGGTESVSSSGEVTGTLRLGYFPNLTHAPALVGVEKGIFAKELGSGVKLEPSTFNSGTTEAEAILSGALDAGFIGPNPAVNTFIKSKGEAIRIVSGVTSGGAALVVKPEITSVEQLRGKTLATPSLGNTQDVALRYYLKKNGLVTDTKGGGDVSIRPQENSVTVDAFKSGAIDGAWVPEPIASRLVAEGGKVLVNEADEWAATDGKFVTTLLVVRTEYLEKNPEIVRRLIAANIAAIDQLNADPAAGQTAANEALDKLTGKPLAAGVVASAWKTLTFTPDPIAKSLFLSAAHQEELGLIEDPKLDGIFDLKILNELLSGAGDPAVSDK, from the coding sequence ATGAGGCCCAAGAGGCTGTGGCGGCGGTTCGTGCCACTGGTTGCTGCCGGTGCGTTGGCGCTGGCGGTCACCGCCTGCTCGGGCGACGACGGGGGAACAGAGTCCGTGTCGTCGTCCGGGGAGGTGACCGGGACCCTGCGGCTCGGGTACTTCCCGAACCTCACACACGCCCCGGCGCTCGTCGGCGTGGAGAAGGGCATCTTCGCCAAGGAGCTCGGTTCCGGCGTGAAGCTGGAGCCGTCGACCTTCAACTCGGGTACGACGGAGGCGGAGGCGATCCTCTCCGGCGCGCTCGACGCCGGCTTCATCGGCCCGAACCCGGCGGTGAACACGTTCATCAAGTCCAAGGGTGAGGCCATCCGGATCGTCTCCGGCGTCACCTCCGGCGGGGCGGCCCTGGTCGTGAAGCCCGAGATCACCTCGGTCGAGCAGCTGCGTGGCAAGACGCTGGCGACCCCGAGCCTCGGCAACACCCAGGACGTCGCGCTGCGGTACTACCTGAAGAAGAACGGGCTCGTGACCGACACCAAGGGCGGCGGTGACGTCTCCATCCGCCCGCAGGAGAACTCGGTCACGGTCGACGCCTTCAAGTCCGGCGCCATCGACGGAGCCTGGGTGCCCGAGCCGATCGCCTCCCGGCTGGTCGCCGAGGGCGGCAAGGTGCTCGTCAACGAGGCCGACGAGTGGGCCGCCACCGACGGGAAGTTCGTGACGACCCTCCTGGTTGTCCGCACCGAGTACCTGGAGAAGAACCCGGAGATCGTCCGCCGGCTCATCGCCGCCAACATCGCGGCGATCGACCAGCTCAACGCCGACCCGGCCGCCGGGCAGACCGCCGCGAACGAGGCCCTGGACAAGCTCACCGGCAAGCCGCTCGCCGCCGGCGTCGTCGCCTCGGCGTGGAAGACGCTGACCTTCACCCCGGACCCGATCGCCAAGTCGCTGTTCCTCTCCGCTGCGCACCAGGAGGAGCTCGGGCTCATCGAGGACCCCAAGCTCGACGGGATCTTCGACCTGAAGATCCTCAATGAGCTGCTGTCCGGCGCCGGTGACCCCGCGGTCTCGGACAAGTAA
- the rlmN gene encoding 23S rRNA (adenine(2503)-C(2))-methyltransferase RlmN encodes MTATTAESGNLLPLVSGRSRPPRHLADLSRDERRAVAVSLGLPAFRADQLARHYFTRHLRADDADLMTDLPATVRPALVEAMLPRLLTPATALDCDDGQTRKTVWRTVDGAKIESVLMRYPQRATVCVSSQAGCGMGCPFCATGQGGLTRNLSTAEIVEQVVDAARTMAARTTAEGGLPGGPGRLSNVVFMGMGEPLANYAALLAALHRLIDPAPDGLGLSARGLTVSTVGLVPAIRRLAGEGLPVTLAVSLHAPDDELRDQLVPINTRWPVAEVLAAAWEYARVTGRRVSIEYALIDGVNDSPERADALAALLVGQLAHVNLIPLNPTGGSSWQASAPRGQRVFVDRLRARGVAATVRDTRGREIAAACGQLAAEPPVRSRAGR; translated from the coding sequence ATGACAGCCACGACCGCCGAATCCGGAAACCTCCTGCCACTGGTGTCAGGGCGGTCCAGGCCGCCGCGCCACCTCGCGGACCTCTCCCGGGACGAGCGGCGGGCCGTGGCCGTGTCACTGGGCCTGCCGGCGTTCCGCGCCGACCAGCTGGCCCGCCACTACTTCACCCGCCACCTTCGCGCCGACGACGCCGACCTGATGACGGACCTGCCGGCCACGGTCCGGCCGGCGCTCGTCGAGGCGATGCTGCCGCGGCTGCTCACGCCGGCCACCGCCCTCGACTGCGACGACGGCCAGACCCGCAAGACCGTCTGGCGCACCGTCGACGGCGCCAAGATCGAGTCGGTGCTGATGCGTTACCCGCAGCGGGCGACGGTCTGCGTCTCGAGCCAGGCGGGCTGCGGCATGGGATGCCCGTTCTGCGCGACGGGCCAGGGTGGGCTGACCCGCAACCTCTCGACCGCCGAGATCGTCGAACAGGTGGTGGACGCGGCTCGAACGATGGCGGCCCGCACGACGGCCGAGGGTGGCCTGCCCGGTGGCCCCGGCAGGCTGTCGAACGTGGTGTTCATGGGCATGGGGGAGCCGCTGGCGAACTACGCCGCCCTCCTCGCCGCCCTGCACCGTCTCATCGATCCGGCGCCCGACGGGCTCGGCCTGTCCGCCCGTGGGCTCACGGTCAGCACGGTGGGCCTGGTCCCGGCGATCCGCCGGCTCGCCGGTGAGGGGCTGCCGGTGACCCTCGCCGTGTCCCTGCACGCGCCGGACGACGAGCTGCGCGACCAGCTCGTCCCGATCAACACCCGCTGGCCGGTGGCCGAGGTGCTCGCCGCCGCCTGGGAGTACGCCCGGGTGACGGGCCGGCGGGTGAGCATCGAGTACGCCCTGATCGACGGGGTCAACGACTCGCCCGAGCGCGCGGACGCGCTGGCCGCCCTGCTGGTCGGCCAGCTCGCGCACGTGAACCTCATCCCGCTCAACCCGACGGGCGGCTCGTCCTGGCAGGCGAGCGCCCCGCGCGGCCAGCGCGTCTTCGTGGACCGCCTGCGGGCCCGCGGGGTGGCGGCCACCGTCCGGGACACCCGGGGCCGGGAGATCGCCGCCGCCTGCGGGCAGCTCGCCGCGGAGCCCCCGGTGCGTTCGCGGGCAGGTCGGTAG
- a CDS encoding ABC transporter ATP-binding protein, producing MTALATDTALRIDGVSRVFGTGAGQVHALDGIHLDVRPGEFVCLLGASGCGKSTLLGLVAGLDRPSAGTVDTGGRRVGMMFQDSALLPWLTAGGNVEVPLKLRRVPKATRRARVDELLAMVRLAGQGDRRPHELSGGMRQRVSLARAFAQEADILCMDEPFGALDAMTRDLLHDELERIWRETGVTVLFVTHDVREAVRLGDRIVLLSSRPGRVAEVFDVDMDRPRRIDEHQVSELASVVTARLRQEVARHGH from the coding sequence GTGACCGCGCTCGCGACGGACACGGCGCTGCGGATCGACGGCGTCAGCCGGGTCTTCGGTACCGGCGCCGGTCAGGTCCACGCCCTTGACGGCATCCACCTGGATGTCCGTCCGGGCGAGTTCGTCTGTCTGCTGGGGGCGTCGGGCTGCGGTAAATCGACCCTGCTCGGCCTGGTCGCCGGGCTCGACCGGCCGTCGGCGGGCACCGTCGACACCGGTGGTCGCCGGGTCGGGATGATGTTCCAGGACTCGGCCCTGCTGCCCTGGCTCACCGCCGGCGGCAACGTCGAGGTGCCGCTGAAGCTGCGCCGGGTGCCGAAGGCGACCCGCCGGGCCCGGGTCGACGAACTGCTCGCCATGGTGCGGCTGGCCGGCCAGGGCGACCGCCGCCCGCACGAGCTCTCCGGCGGTATGCGGCAGCGGGTCAGCCTCGCCCGGGCGTTCGCCCAGGAGGCGGACATCCTCTGCATGGACGAGCCGTTCGGTGCCCTCGACGCGATGACCCGCGACCTGCTCCACGACGAGCTGGAGCGGATCTGGCGGGAGACCGGGGTCACCGTCCTGTTCGTCACCCACGACGTCCGGGAGGCCGTGCGCCTCGGTGACCGGATCGTCCTGCTCTCCTCCCGTCCCGGGCGGGTCGCGGAGGTCTTCGACGTCGACATGGACCGTCCCCGCCGCATCGACGAACACCAGGTATCCGAGCTCGCCTCCGTCGTGACGGCGCGGCTGCGGCAGGAGGTCGCCCGGCATGGCCACTGA
- a CDS encoding M50 family metallopeptidase, whose amino-acid sequence MATLGIVAFVLALFVSVVLHEAGHFVTARYFGMKASRFFVGFGPTLWSKQRGETEYGIKAIPAGGFVKIEGMTSLEEIDPADEPRAFYKARAHARLVVMSAGSFVHFVIAIVLIYGVLVTLGTTQTSETKIGHTSCVATTSACTGPGPAAAAGLRVGDRVVSFDGVAVTTWDRFTRLVRDHGSGPAVLVVSRDGADVTLRPDLVQVLRDRATGLAGKDPVGALGVSPGQETVDYGPLSAVPETFKVIGSGFTGMYETFTQRIDDIGRIFGDNRDESGFISVVGAARLGGEVAAADDGWADRIRGFLILVAAINLAIGIFNLLPLLPLDGGHIAVLGFEQARHGLRRLRGYRGPVQPVDFAKLLPATYATVVVLVGFSLIILSADIVNPIRINQ is encoded by the coding sequence ATGGCAACTCTGGGCATCGTCGCCTTCGTCCTGGCCCTGTTCGTCTCGGTCGTCCTGCACGAGGCGGGGCACTTCGTCACCGCCCGCTACTTCGGGATGAAGGCGTCCCGGTTCTTCGTCGGCTTCGGCCCCACCCTGTGGTCGAAGCAGCGCGGGGAGACCGAGTACGGCATCAAGGCCATCCCCGCCGGTGGGTTCGTCAAGATCGAGGGAATGACCTCCCTCGAGGAGATCGACCCGGCGGACGAGCCCCGTGCCTTCTACAAGGCGCGGGCGCACGCCCGGCTGGTGGTGATGTCGGCCGGGTCGTTCGTGCACTTCGTCATCGCGATCGTGCTGATCTACGGTGTGCTGGTCACTCTCGGCACCACCCAGACGAGCGAGACGAAGATCGGGCACACGAGCTGTGTGGCGACGACGTCCGCCTGCACCGGCCCGGGGCCGGCGGCGGCAGCCGGGCTGCGGGTCGGCGACCGGGTGGTGAGCTTCGACGGTGTGGCCGTCACCACCTGGGACAGGTTCACCCGGCTCGTGCGCGATCACGGGTCGGGCCCGGCGGTGCTCGTGGTGTCCCGCGACGGCGCGGACGTCACGCTGCGGCCGGACCTGGTCCAGGTGCTGCGCGACCGCGCGACCGGCCTGGCCGGCAAGGACCCGGTCGGCGCGCTGGGGGTGAGCCCCGGTCAGGAGACCGTCGACTACGGCCCGCTCTCGGCGGTTCCCGAGACCTTCAAGGTCATCGGCTCCGGTTTCACCGGGATGTACGAGACGTTCACCCAACGGATCGATGACATTGGCCGCATCTTCGGTGACAACCGCGACGAGAGCGGTTTCATCAGTGTGGTCGGCGCGGCCCGCCTCGGTGGTGAGGTGGCCGCCGCGGACGACGGCTGGGCCGACCGGATCCGCGGTTTCCTGATCCTCGTCGCCGCGATCAACCTCGCCATCGGGATCTTCAACCTGTTGCCGCTGCTCCCGCTCGACGGTGGGCACATCGCGGTGCTCGGCTTCGAGCAGGCCCGACACGGCCTGCGTCGGCTGCGTGGCTACCGAGGCCCGGTGCAGCCGGTGGACTTCGCCAAGCTGTTACCAGCCACGTACGCCACGGTCGTCGTTCTGGTCGGGTTCAGTCTGATCATTCTGTCCGCCGACATCGTCAACCCCATCCGCATCAATCAGTGA
- the ispG gene encoding flavodoxin-dependent (E)-4-hydroxy-3-methylbut-2-enyl-diphosphate synthase, whose protein sequence is MTVTLGMPAAPPRPVGTRRLSRQIHVGNVPVGGDAPVSIQSMCTTLTSDVNATLQQIAQLTAAGCQIVRVAVPSQDDADALAAIARKSPIPVIADIHFQPKYVFAAIDAGCAAVRVNPGNIKQFDDKVGEIARAAKAAGTPIRIGVNAGSLDKRLLEKYGKATPEALVESALWEASLFEEHDFRDIKISVKHNDPVIMIQAYRLLAQACDYPLHLGVTEAGPAFQGTVKSAVAFGALLSEGIGDTIRVSLSAPPIEEVKVASAILESLGLRERKLEIVSCPSCGRAQVDVYTLANEVSAGLEGMEVPLRVAVMGCVVNGPGEAREADLGVASGNGKGQIFVRGKVIKTVPEAQIVETLIEEAMRLAEQMEADGAASGSPSVSVA, encoded by the coding sequence GTGACCGTAACTCTGGGCATGCCCGCCGCTCCGCCTCGTCCGGTCGGAACGCGGCGGCTCAGCCGGCAGATCCACGTGGGCAACGTCCCGGTCGGAGGTGACGCCCCGGTCTCCATCCAGTCGATGTGCACCACGCTGACCTCGGACGTCAACGCGACCCTTCAGCAGATCGCCCAGCTCACCGCCGCCGGATGTCAGATCGTGCGGGTGGCGGTGCCCAGCCAGGACGACGCCGACGCGCTCGCGGCGATCGCCCGTAAGTCGCCGATCCCGGTGATCGCAGACATCCACTTCCAGCCGAAGTACGTGTTCGCCGCGATCGACGCGGGCTGCGCCGCGGTGCGGGTGAACCCGGGCAACATCAAGCAGTTCGACGACAAGGTCGGCGAGATCGCCCGCGCCGCCAAGGCGGCCGGCACCCCGATTCGGATCGGGGTCAACGCCGGGTCGCTCGACAAGCGCCTGCTGGAGAAGTACGGGAAGGCCACTCCGGAGGCGCTGGTCGAGTCGGCGCTGTGGGAGGCCTCGCTGTTCGAGGAGCACGACTTCCGAGACATCAAGATCTCGGTGAAGCACAACGACCCCGTGATCATGATTCAGGCCTACCGGCTGCTGGCCCAGGCCTGTGACTACCCGCTGCACCTCGGTGTCACCGAGGCGGGCCCGGCGTTCCAGGGCACCGTGAAGTCCGCGGTGGCCTTCGGGGCGCTGCTGTCCGAGGGCATCGGCGACACGATCCGGGTCTCGCTGTCGGCGCCGCCGATCGAGGAGGTCAAGGTCGCCTCGGCCATCCTGGAGTCGCTCGGCCTGCGTGAGCGCAAGCTGGAGATCGTCTCCTGCCCGTCCTGCGGTCGTGCCCAGGTGGACGTCTACACCCTGGCCAACGAGGTCAGCGCCGGCCTGGAGGGCATGGAGGTGCCGCTGCGGGTGGCCGTCATGGGCTGCGTCGTCAACGGCCCGGGTGAGGCCCGCGAAGCCGACCTCGGCGTTGCCTCCGGCAACGGCAAGGGTCAGATCTTCGTGCGCGGAAAGGTCATCAAGACGGTGCCCGAGGCGCAGATCGTGGAAACTCTCATCGAGGAGGCCATGCGGCTGGCCGAGCAGATGGAGGCCGACGGCGCGGCCTCCGGCTCGCCGTCGGTGTCCGTGGCCTAG
- the dxr gene encoding 1-deoxy-D-xylulose-5-phosphate reductoisomerase has protein sequence MGGVAEASVQREVVLLGSTGSIGTQAIDVVRRNPDRFRVVALMGGGSRVDLLAAQALDLGVEAVGVAAASSAQDLQLAFFAEASKRGYRRGEFAVPKILAGPDAAVEIASWPADIVLNGVSGSVGLAPTLAALKAGATVGLANKESLVAGGPLVLDALGGNPDRLVPVDSEHSALAQCLRGGRREEVHKLVLTASGGPFRGRSRDELAGVTREQALAHPTWAMGPLVTINSATLMNKGLELIEAHLFFGVPYDDIDVVVHPQSLVHSMVEFNDGSTIAQVSPPDMRLPIALALGWPDRVPLAQPPMDWTRPQSLTFEPLDTVAFPAVDLARTAGRLGGTAPAVFNAANEEAVAAFLAGQLPFVRIVDLVAEVVQAHEVIARPTLDEVFAVEREARAAANRLIERAGGHPVAAGGHG, from the coding sequence ATAGGCGGCGTGGCGGAGGCTTCGGTCCAACGTGAGGTTGTTCTGCTCGGGTCCACCGGCTCGATCGGGACTCAGGCGATAGATGTCGTACGCCGCAACCCGGACAGGTTCCGGGTGGTGGCGCTGATGGGAGGCGGGTCGCGGGTCGACCTGCTGGCGGCGCAGGCGCTCGACCTGGGGGTCGAGGCGGTCGGTGTGGCCGCGGCCTCGTCGGCGCAGGACCTTCAGCTCGCGTTCTTCGCGGAGGCGTCCAAGCGCGGCTACCGCCGTGGCGAGTTCGCCGTCCCGAAGATCCTCGCGGGGCCGGACGCGGCCGTCGAGATCGCGTCCTGGCCGGCGGACATCGTCCTCAACGGGGTGTCCGGCTCGGTCGGGCTCGCGCCGACGCTGGCGGCTCTCAAGGCCGGCGCGACGGTGGGGCTGGCGAACAAGGAGTCGCTGGTCGCGGGTGGTCCGCTGGTGCTCGACGCGCTCGGCGGCAACCCGGACCGGCTCGTCCCGGTGGATTCCGAGCACTCGGCGCTCGCGCAGTGCCTGCGCGGGGGCCGGCGTGAGGAAGTCCACAAGCTGGTGCTGACCGCCAGCGGCGGGCCCTTCCGTGGCCGGAGCAGGGACGAACTGGCCGGGGTCACCCGGGAGCAGGCACTGGCCCATCCGACCTGGGCGATGGGGCCGCTGGTCACGATCAACTCGGCGACACTGATGAACAAGGGCCTGGAGCTGATCGAGGCCCACCTGTTCTTCGGTGTGCCGTACGACGACATCGACGTCGTCGTCCATCCGCAGTCGCTGGTCCACTCGATGGTCGAGTTCAACGACGGGTCGACCATCGCCCAGGTGTCGCCGCCGGACATGCGGCTCCCGATCGCGCTGGCCCTGGGCTGGCCGGACCGGGTGCCGCTGGCCCAGCCGCCGATGGACTGGACCCGGCCCCAGTCGCTGACCTTCGAGCCGCTGGACACCGTCGCCTTCCCCGCGGTCGACCTCGCCCGGACGGCGGGCCGCCTCGGCGGCACCGCGCCGGCCGTGTTCAACGCGGCGAACGAGGAGGCCGTCGCGGCCTTCCTCGCCGGGCAGCTGCCGTTCGTCCGTATCGTCGACCTGGTGGCCGAGGTGGTGCAGGCACACGAGGTGATCGCCCGTCCGACGCTGGACGAGGTGTTCGCCGTCGAGCGTGAGGCCCGCGCCGCCGCGAACCGCCTGATCGAGCGGGCCGGTGGGCATCCCGTGGCGGCCGGAGGACATGGTTGA